One Oreochromis niloticus isolate F11D_XX linkage group LG16, O_niloticus_UMD_NMBU, whole genome shotgun sequence genomic window carries:
- the stx19 gene encoding syntaxin-19, giving the protein MRDRLVELQQKARELSAVATENTNPFSVEDDDDDSVALGVIKPQAVVFEEEPVIQDFLSEVEHIQDDIAVLESEVLKFTQQQKSMVATMRRFSVMKKESSITRDIKLRAESLHRRLDNLSKQVQKTMEQQGPTAALTRIQSSQHAALLRRFQQVMREYNEGLLTKQDRCKHFIIRQLEVSEKPVTEKEVDEMVATGNWEVFNENLLNDVRITRAQLSEIEQRHKELMSLENNMKELRDLFMDIFMLVEEQGVFIEHIQTNVEMTQDYVVASNEKFKAAARYKKNNPIRQLCCCCCPPWRCCL; this is encoded by the exons ATGAGAGACAGATTGGTGGAGTTGCAGCAGAAGGCTCGAGAGTTATCTGCGGTTGCAACTGAGAATACCAATCCTTTCTCAgtggaggatgatgatgatgactctgTGGCACTCGGGGTCATAAAGCCACAAGCTGTGGTGTTTGAGGAGGAGCCAGTCATTCAGGACTTTCTGTCAGAGGTTGAGCATATACAAGATGACATTGCAGTGCTGGAATCTGAG GTCCTTAAGTTCACTCAACAGCAAAAGAGCATGGTGGCAACCATGCGTCGTTTTAGTGtgatgaaaaaagagagcagcaTAACACGAGACATAAAGCTCAGGGCCGAAAGCCTTCACCGTCGTTTAGACAACCTTTCAAAACAGGTCCAAAAAACTATGGAGCAGCAGGGACCTACTGCTGCTTTAACGAGAATACAAAGCTCCCAACATGCAGCACTACTCCGCCGATTCCAGCAG GTAATGCGAGAGTATAATGAAGGCCTGCTGACCAAGCAAGACCGCTGTAAGCACTTCATTATCCGGCAGCTGGAGGTATCAGAAAAACCTGTAACAGAGAAGGAGGTGGATGAGATGGTGGCCACTGGAAATTGGGAGGTCTTCAATGAGAACCTGCTGAATGATGTCAGAATCACGCGGGCACAATTATCTGAGATCGAACAGCGACACAAG GAGTTGATGAGCCTGGAGAACAATATGAAGGAGCTTCGGGACCTCTTCATGGACATTTTTATGCTGGTGGAGGAACAGGGggtctttattgaacacatccAGACCAATGTAGAGATGACACAGGATTATGTGGTTGCATCTAATGAGAAGTTTAAGGCAGCTGCCAGGTATAAGAAGAACAACCCAATTCGACAGctttgctgttgctgctgcccTCCATGGAGATGCTGCTTGTAA